A single genomic interval of Scatophagus argus isolate fScaArg1 chromosome 22, fScaArg1.pri, whole genome shotgun sequence harbors:
- the LOC124053598 gene encoding transmembrane protein 229A, with the protein MASRWRDGPRCSSGDPDGGLKRMPRQQEPRDETGDAADSLRELPRWMRLYFYGMHGVTLDVLLSSFHGVVNYRDPKLVGFSSPYLCIMHSLTHFALEKIYSQKRCFRGRPVVFHLVFYPSVYIGLQILIGNINTLTEQVKVVSGTQLAVHYVLALYFAQVFHRGLSRLQYHPSCPVDPSRKASRQDSGQHRSPPPPPPPPPRGLPGFVRFLFFGMHGFLDEVLFTSIFNLVEKSDRTLSGHTSLWSFLMYGSCSFVVEKLYLHLHFSRGWGTCRRLPIYICFIYTWEFSWGLVLRQFDACSWDYSHYPHNFMGLITLLYLPGWVCLSLYQDVLSNVLMRIKCTKDVNGLSGENGEVNGQLESKKKLL; encoded by the coding sequence ATGGCCAGTCGGTGGCGAGACGGTCCTCGCTGCAGTTCAGGAGACCCCGACGGTGGCCTTAAACGAATGCCCCGCCAACAAGAACCGCGCGATGAGACCGGAGACGCGGCGGACTCGCTGCGGGAGCTGCCGCGTTGGATGCGGCTTTACTTCTACGGGATGCACGGCGTGACTCTGGATGTCCTGCTCTCCTCGTTCCACGGGGTTGTGAATTATCGGGACCCGAAGCTGGTGGGCTTCTCCTCTCCGTATCTTTGCATTATGCATTCACTGACCCACTTTGCGCTGGAGAAGATCTACTCACAGAAGAGGTGTTTCCGAGGTCGGCCTGTGGtgtttcatcttgttttctACCCGTCTGTGTACATCGGGCTGCAGATCCTGATCGGGAACATTAACACCCTGACCGAGCAGGTGAAGGTGGTGTCTGGCACGCAGCTGGCAGTGCACTACGTCCTGGCTCTCTATTTTGCCCAAGTGTTTCACAGAGGGCTGTCAAGGCTGCAGTATCACCCCTCCTGCCCCGTAGACCCCTCGCGTAAAGCCAGCAGGCAGGACAGTGGTCAGCATCGgagcccccctcctcctcctcctcctcctcctcgtggTCTCCCCGGCTTTGTGCGCTTCTTGTTCTTCGGCATGCACGGCTTTCTGGACGAGGTCCTTTTCACGTCCATTTTCAACCTCGTGGAGAAGTCTGACCGGACTCTGAGCGGCCACACTTCCCTGTGGTCTTTCCTGATGTACGGGAGTTGCAGCTTCGTGGTGGAAAAGCTCTACCTCCATCTGCACTTCAGCAGGGGCTGGGGGACGTGCCGGCGGCTCCCCATCTACATCTGCTTCATCTACACCTGGGAGTTCTCCTGGGGTCTGGTCCTCAGGCAGTTTGACGCCTGCTCCTGGGACTACTCCCACTATCCTCACAACTTCATGGGACTCATCACCCTCCTCTACCTGCCGGGCTGGGTCTGCCTCAGTCTGTACCAGGACGTGCTGTCTAACGTCCTGATGAGGATCAAGTGCACCAAAGATGTAAATGGTTTGAGCGGGGAGAACGGAGAGGTCAATGGACAACTGGAGTCCAAGAAAAAACTACTTTAA